The stretch of DNA TCAAGAACGCGAGCGGTCGGACGCGCGCACTCGAAGGGCTGGATGATCAGACCGAGGTTCTGGCGGGACAGATGCCGCAGGCGCCGATCCCGGTGCCGATGAACGGGGCCACCTACATGGCCGATGTGGCCGGCGGACAGAAGACCGGCCTGTTCTTTGACCAGCGGCCCAACCACGCCTTTGCGCAATCGGTGGCGCAGGGTGCGCGGGTTCTGGACGTGTTTTCCCATGTGGGCGGGTTCGGCCTTGCGGCGTTGGCGGGCGGTGCGGGTCATGCGACCTGCGTTGACGGGTCGGCAGCCGCGCTTGATCTGGCCGGGCAGGGGGCAGTGGCCATGGGCGTCAGCGACAGGTTTGCCGCGCGCCAGGGTGACGCCTTTGACGTGCTGAGCGCGTTGCAGGAGGAGGAGGCGCAGTTCGATGTGGTGGTCTGCGATCCGCCAGCCTTTGCGCCATCGAAACAGGCGCTGGATGCCGGGCTGCGCGCCTATGAACGCATCGCACGGCTGGCTGCGCCGCTGGTCGCGGAGGGTGGCATTCTGGGGCTGTGCAGCTGTTCGCATGCTGCCGATTTGTCGAAGTTCCGCACTGCGTCGGTTCGCGGGATCGGGCGGGCCGGGCGCGCGCCTGCGCTGCTGCATACCGGCTTTGCCGGGCCTGACCATCCGCAACTGCCGCAACTGGCCGAAAGCGGCTACCTCAAGGCGCTGTTCTTCCGGCTATGAAGGTGCTGATCGACGCAAATGTGCTGTATCCGACGGTGATGCGCGAGGTGGTGTTGGGCGTGGCTGCGGCAGGTCTGTTCCAGCCGCAATGGTCGGATCGCATCCTTGAGGAATGGGCCCGCGCCGCCGCCCGACTTGGCCCCGAGGGTGAGGCGCAAGCACGGGGTGAAATTGCCTTGCTGTCGGCCACATGGTACCGCGCCAACGTGCGTTACCCATCCGAGTTGGAACAGCGGCTGTGGTTGCCTGACCCTGCCGATGTGCATGTTCTGGCTGCTGCCATCGCAGGGTCGTCCGACATCATCCTGACGTCGAATGCCAAGGACTTCCCGCGCCAGATCCTTGCTGAAGAGGGTCTTTCGCGCGCGGATCCCGATGGGTTTCTGCTGGGGTGTTTTGAGGCGCAACCCGGACCAGTCCACGCTGCCGCCGGCAGTGTTCTGGCCGAGGCGCGCCGCCTGTCGGCGGACGACTGGACGATGCGCGGCCTGATGAAGAAGGCGCGCCTGCCGCGGTTGGGCAAAGCGCTGGAGCGGCACGGTTAGGGGGCGGGAACTTGCGTCCACTTCGCTTCAAGCTCTTCCAGTGCCTTGATCCGTTCCTTGGTCTTGGGGTGGCTCATCAACCACGCAGGCACCGCACCGGAGTTTGACTTGGTCAGTTGCTCCAGCTTCTCAAACAGCGAGATTTGCGGTGCGATCCCGATCCCGGCCTTGGTCAGCAGGGCGGCGGCATAGGCGTCGGCCTCGTATTCATCACTGCGCGACAGACGTGCGGCCAGCAATGTGGTGAGCGCGTTGGCAATCAGCACGCCGATACCAGGGATAAAGCGCGACAGAACCATCGCGAGTGCGGTGCGCAGGGCGTTCTGCCCCGAAAAGTCGATCATTCGCCTACGACTGTGCCCCAAGGCGACGTGGCCCAACTCATGTGCGATCACGCTGGCCATTTCTGCCGCAGACACGGCCCCCTGCCGGAACTTGTTGTAGAACCCGCGCGTGATGAAGATACGCCCATCGGGGGCTGCGAGGCCATTCACCGGGTCAATCTCGTAAATGTGCACGCGGATCCGGTCCAGATCGAGGGCGGCGGCCATCTGGTCGCACATCTGGCGCAGCATCGGGTCAGCCAGCTCGGTCGATTTCTCATCAAGCTCGCGCGAGGTGCGCCAGACGGAAAAGCGGTACATGGCCAGCCCGTAGACGAGAGCCAGGAGGATCGGTGCAAATTTGATCATGAGTGGGATATGGGGCTGAAACGGGGGTAGGGCAAGCCGCTCAAATGTCCCACGCGACAGGAACGGACAGTGGCCCGCGAAAGGCCCATCCGGCAAAGGTCACATCGTCGGTCAGGCGCAGGTTCGGCAATTGGTCAAACAGCATGGGCAAAGCGTGTCCCGCGATGAGGGCGCGGGAGGCGGCGGCCCCTGCGCAAAAGTGCGGGCCCGCGCCGAAGGGGATCGCGGGGCCGGTGTTGCGCGTCAGGTCATAGGCGTTGGGATCGGTAAAGTGGTCCGCATCCCGGCAGGCGGAGCCGAACATGAAGAAAATCAACTCATCGGCGTTGAATTCGACATCGCAGGCGCGGTCGGGCCGTGCGACCCGGCGCGGTGACATGCCGATGGGCGCCACGAGCCGCACATATTCGTCGAAGGCGGCGTTCCAGTCTGCCGTGCCGTTCGCCATCATAGCGTATTGGTCGGGGTGGGTCAGGAGCGCCCAGGCAGTGCCCGCAATCGCGTCACGCGGTTCGTTCTGTCCGCCGCCGATGATAACGCGGACATTGCCGGCAATCTCGTCCAGCGTTAGCCCCGCCTGATCGAGGACGGAGATGATGGACATGTCGGGGGCGGCGCGCAGTTGCGGCAGACGTTCCTTGATCAAGTCCAGCACGTGGTCGGCATAGCCGTAGCCCAGCCGGTCAACCTCCGGGTCGCGCTGGTAGTTGGCGGCGGCGTCGAGCATGGCCTGGCTTGCGGCGTCCATCTCTGCCGCTTCCATATTGGTCAGGCCCGTTATCAGGCGCAGCGCGTCGGCGGAGACGGGCATCGCGTAGTCCGTGACCAGATCGCACGCGCCCAAGGGCTGCAGCCCGTCGATATGTCCTTGTACTATCTCGCGGAACTTGGGTCCAAGCACGTCGCGCACTGTGCGGGGGCTGAGCGCGGGAAAGAGCGCCTTGCGCTCGCGCATATGCGCTTCGCCGTCTTTGCGCATCAGGTTGCTGCCCATGACCTTGGTCAAGAGGCCGTTCGGTTGGTGGCTCGAAAACAGATCGACGCGCTTTTCCTCGCGAAAAACGTCGTCGCGACGGGTGAACAGCGTGGCGCCCATTTCCGGCACATAACATACGGGTGCGTTTTGACGCATGGCCGCAAGGGTCGGGTAGGGGTCGGCGTGAAAGGCGGCCGGGTCGATGTGGACGGTGGGTGCGGATGACATATGGTGACGCTACACGCGCCGTTTGTAACCAAAAAGGCTTATCGCGTGAGTGCGCGCATGCCGCGGCTGAGACCTTCGAGCGTCATCGGGACCATGGCATCCTTCCCAAAGATCTCCTGGATCATGGCGATTGAGTGGGTGTAGCCCCAGTATTTTTCGGGCACCGGGTTGATCCACAGGTTCGACGCCCACTGATCGCGCGCACGGGAGAGCCAGACCTGGCCCGCTTCCTTGTTCCAGTGTTCGTTGGCGCCACCGGGATAGGCGATCTCGTATGGGGACATGCTGGCGTCACCGACAAAGATGCACTTGTAGTCGGGGCCGTAGGTGCGCAGCACCTCGTGTGTGGGTGTCTGCGCGTCCCAACGGCGGCGGTTGTCGCGCCAGACACCTTCATAAAGGCAGTTGTGGAAGTAGAAATATTCGAAATGCTTGAACTCGGATTTCGCGGCCGAGAACAACTCTTCCACGATTTTCACGTGGGGGTCCATTGATCCGCCGACATCAAGGAACAGCAGCACTTTGACAGCATTGCGCCGCTCGGGGCGGGTTTTGACATCGAGATAGCCATGTTCAGCCGTGGCCCGAATGGTGCCGTTCAGGTCCAGCTCTTCGGTTGCACCATCGCGCGCCCAGCGGCGCAGGCGTTTGAGCGCGACCTTGATGTTGCGCGTGCCGAGTTCAACTGTGTCGTCCAAGTTCTTGAATTCACGCTTGTCCCAGACTTTCACAGCTCGCTGATGACGGCTTTCCTCTTGGCCGATACGCACGCCTTCGGGGTTGTAGCCATAGGCGCCGAAGGGCGAAGTGCCCGCGGTGCCGACCCACTTGTTGCCGCCCTGATGGCGGCCTTTCTGCTCCTCAAGCCGTTTCTTGAGTGTTTCCATGAGTTTATCGAAGCCTCCTAAGGCTTCGATCTCTGCGCGTTCTTCCTCGCTCAGATGCCTTTCGGCCAGCTTTTCCAGCCAGTCCTGTGGGATGTCCACGGCCTCCAGAACCTGGTCGATGCTGATCTGCTCCAACCCTTCAAAGGCGGCCGCGAAGGCGCGGTCGAACTTGTCGATGTTGCGCTCGTCCTTCACCATCGCGACGCGGGCGAGGTAGTAGAACGCCTCAACATCATAGGTCGCTAGACCCGCTTTCATCCCCTCGAGAAAGACAAGGAACTCGCGCAAGCTGACCGGCACGCCGTTCTTTCGCAGGCTTTCGAAGAAGGGCAGGAACATGTCAGCCTCGCATCGCGCGGTCGATCAGAACGGTGGCGACCATGCCCACAATGACAAAGGCCAGCGCGTAGCCCGCCGCGTATTGCAGGATGTCGAGCCTGTTTCCCTTGCGCTTGCTTGCCGTGTAGCCGCCGATCAAAGCGCCCGATAGGGCCGCCACGATTACGATCATTTGCCTTGCCTCTCAATACTTTGGGGCGGCAAGTTCAGCCTTTGAGCGGGCTCAGGGAAGATATTTCCCGCAGCTTGGCCCGCACCGCCCAATCAGAGCCGAATCCGTAGCGCGCCCACCCCAGGCTGTCCAGCCTGACGGTGCGTGCCTCGGCGGCGCGGCCTTGCAGGTCCAGCGCTTCGGCGCGCAGCAGCAGAAGGGTCGACAGAAGCGCCGCGTTTTCGTTGCGGGCGGCCCGGTCGATATGGGGGGCGAGCGTGACCATGGCGGTGTCGCCGTCGCCCCGACTGATGGCATAGGCGGCCAATTGGGTGGCGACATAGGCGCGGTGCAGATCGGCACCGGGGGTCGCGGCATAGAATTGGTCGGCGGCGCGGAAATGGGACTGCGCGGCTTTCGGGTCACTTGCGAGCAGCAGGCGGCCATTGGCGTAATGGGCAAAGGCGCGGCGGTGATCGCGCCAGCCCATGGCCTGTGCGATGTCCAGCGCGCGTTCGGC from Tateyamaria omphalii encodes:
- a CDS encoding RSP_2648 family PIN domain-containing protein, encoding MKVLIDANVLYPTVMREVVLGVAAAGLFQPQWSDRILEEWARAAARLGPEGEAQARGEIALLSATWYRANVRYPSELEQRLWLPDPADVHVLAAAIAGSSDIILTSNAKDFPRQILAEEGLSRADPDGFLLGCFEAQPGPVHAAAGSVLAEARRLSADDWTMRGLMKKARLPRLGKALERHG
- a CDS encoding vWA domain-containing protein, whose translation is MFLPFFESLRKNGVPVSLREFLVFLEGMKAGLATYDVEAFYYLARVAMVKDERNIDKFDRAFAAAFEGLEQISIDQVLEAVDIPQDWLEKLAERHLSEEERAEIEALGGFDKLMETLKKRLEEQKGRHQGGNKWVGTAGTSPFGAYGYNPEGVRIGQEESRHQRAVKVWDKREFKNLDDTVELGTRNIKVALKRLRRWARDGATEELDLNGTIRATAEHGYLDVKTRPERRNAVKVLLFLDVGGSMDPHVKIVEELFSAAKSEFKHFEYFYFHNCLYEGVWRDNRRRWDAQTPTHEVLRTYGPDYKCIFVGDASMSPYEIAYPGGANEHWNKEAGQVWLSRARDQWASNLWINPVPEKYWGYTHSIAMIQEIFGKDAMVPMTLEGLSRGMRALTR
- a CDS encoding M48 family metallopeptidase, whose translation is MIKFAPILLALVYGLAMYRFSVWRTSRELDEKSTELADPMLRQMCDQMAAALDLDRIRVHIYEIDPVNGLAAPDGRIFITRGFYNKFRQGAVSAAEMASVIAHELGHVALGHSRRRMIDFSGQNALRTALAMVLSRFIPGIGVLIANALTTLLAARLSRSDEYEADAYAAALLTKAGIGIAPQISLFEKLEQLTKSNSGAVPAWLMSHPKTKERIKALEELEAKWTQVPAP
- a CDS encoding RSP_2647 family RNA methyltransferase, producing MTASSPTSDRPVLRMRPKTDARRIRHGFPWVYANEVVLDRRTKALAPGTLAVLEDANRSPLGLVAINPLSKIVGRVLDRDPAMQVNRDWVAARVSRALALRERLFDAPFYRLIHAEADGLPGVIIDRFGDLAVIQPNAAWAEAHLDLLASVLLEVVGVSHLIKNASGRTRALEGLDDQTEVLAGQMPQAPIPVPMNGATYMADVAGGQKTGLFFDQRPNHAFAQSVAQGARVLDVFSHVGGFGLAALAGGAGHATCVDGSAAALDLAGQGAVAMGVSDRFAARQGDAFDVLSALQEEEAQFDVVVCDPPAFAPSKQALDAGLRAYERIARLAAPLVAEGGILGLCSCSHAADLSKFRTASVRGIGRAGRAPALLHTGFAGPDHPQLPQLAESGYLKALFFRL
- a CDS encoding apolipoprotein acyltransferase gives rise to the protein MIVIVAALSGALIGGYTASKRKGNRLDILQYAAGYALAFVIVGMVATVLIDRAMRG
- a CDS encoding cytochrome P450; this encodes MSSAPTVHIDPAAFHADPYPTLAAMRQNAPVCYVPEMGATLFTRRDDVFREEKRVDLFSSHQPNGLLTKVMGSNLMRKDGEAHMRERKALFPALSPRTVRDVLGPKFREIVQGHIDGLQPLGACDLVTDYAMPVSADALRLITGLTNMEAAEMDAASQAMLDAAANYQRDPEVDRLGYGYADHVLDLIKERLPQLRAAPDMSIISVLDQAGLTLDEIAGNVRVIIGGGQNEPRDAIAGTAWALLTHPDQYAMMANGTADWNAAFDEYVRLVAPIGMSPRRVARPDRACDVEFNADELIFFMFGSACRDADHFTDPNAYDLTRNTGPAIPFGAGPHFCAGAAASRALIAGHALPMLFDQLPNLRLTDDVTFAGWAFRGPLSVPVAWDI